From the genome of Vicia villosa cultivar HV-30 ecotype Madison, WI linkage group LG2, Vvil1.0, whole genome shotgun sequence, one region includes:
- the LOC131648073 gene encoding xyloglucan endotransglucosylase protein 6-like: MTKMSCLLGISMCFLFVALVASSKFEELFQPGWAMDHFVHEGDLLKLKLDNYSGAGFGSKSKYMFGKVTVQLKLVEGDSAGTVTAFYMSSEGPTHNEFDFEFLGNTTGEPYSVQTNVYVNGVGNREQRLNLWFDPSKDFHTYSIFWNQRQVVFLVDETPIRVHTNLEHKGIPFPKDQAMGVYSSIWNADDWATQGGRVKTDWSHAPFVATYKDFEINACECPTPVTSIDNAKKCSSSEDKKYWWDEPMLSELTLHQSHQLIWVRANHMVYDYCADSARFPVIPAECVRHHH; this comes from the exons ATGACAAAAATGTCTTGTCTCTTAGGGATTTCTATGTGTTTTTTGTTTGTTGCGTTGGTTGCTTCTTCGAAATTTGAGGAGCTTTTTCAACCTGGTTGGGCTATGGACCATTTTGTTCATGAAGGAGATTTACTCAAACTCAAACTAGATAATTATTCCG GTGCTGGATTTGGATCTAAAAGCAAATATATGTTTGGAAAAGTGACTGTTCAGCTTAAGCTTGTGGAAGGTGACTCTGCTGGAACTGTTACTGCTTTCTAT ATGTCATCAGAAGGCCCAACTCataatgaatttgattttgagTTTTTGGGTAACACCACTGGTGAACCTTACTCAGTTCAAACAAATGTTTATGTCAATGGTGTTGGTAATAGAGAACAAAGACTTAACCTATGGTTTGATCCTTCTAAGGATTTTCACACCTACTCAATCTTTTGGAACCAACGTCAAGTAGT gtttctagtggatgAGACACCAATTAGAGTACACACAAATTTGGAACACAAAGGAATCCCTTTCCCAAAAGACCAAGCAATGGGAGTTTACAGTTCAATATGGAATGCTGATGATTGGGCCACACAAGGTGGTCGTGTGAAAACAGATTGGTCTCATGCACCTTTTGTTGCAACTTACAAAGATTTCGAAATCAATGCTTGCGAATGTCCAACACCGGTTACATCGATCGATAATGCTAAGAAATGTAGTAGTAGTGAAGATAAGAAGTATTGGTGGGATGAACCTATGTTGAGTGAACTCACTTTGCATCAAAGTCATCAACTCATTTGGGTTAGGGCTAATCATATGGTTTATGATTATTGCGCCGATTCCGCTAGGTTTCCTGTCATCCCTGCCGAATGTGTCCGTCATCACCATTAG
- the LOC131648072 gene encoding uncharacterized protein LOC131648072 — protein MSQPRSSPDRLELQTPWKRLTVERILSGSQENDDVMEEWKKQHQRLNRVDDAGKVSVEAARIVENKGDDGDGIEYIMISSDSEREMSPVQEEFEEAYWTREVHDVKKFCSNVMYIPAEIVEKCGLAGMSEITLNDVDNGYPYECNMKKRPKKNETYLYGEWFDYVRAAELKVGDKVHFVIYYPPVLDIMVTVERSGDR, from the exons ATGTCGCAGCCAAGAAG TTCACCCGATAGGTTGGAGTTGCAAACTCCATGGAAGCGGCTCACAGTTGAGAGGATACTGAGTGGGTCACAGGAGAATGATGATGTTATGGAGGAATGGAAGAAACAACATCAAAGATTGAATCGTGTCGACGATGCCGGTAAAGTTTCTGTAGAGGCTGccaggattgttgaaaataaagg GGATGATGGAGATGGAATTGAATACATAATGATATCTTCTGATAGTGAGAG GGAAATGAGTCCTGTACAGGAAGAGTTCGAAGAAGCGTACTGGACACGTGAAGTTCATGATGTAAAGAAGTTTTGCTCAAATGTTATG TATATTCCTGCAGAAATAGTAGAGAAATGTGGGCTTGCTGGAATGTCAGAGATTACCCTCAATGATGTGGACAACGGGTACCCATATGAGTGCAATATGAAGAAGAggccaaaaaaaaatgaaacatattTGTATGGAGAATGGTTTGACTATGTAAGGGCAGCGGAACTGAAAGTAGGCGATAAAGTGCACTTTGTGATTTATTACCCGCCAGTGTTAGATATTATGGTAACAGTGGAGCGCAGTGGTGATCGTTGA